A part of Drosophila bipectinata strain 14024-0381.07 chromosome 3L, DbipHiC1v2, whole genome shotgun sequence genomic DNA contains:
- the LOC108120803 gene encoding uncharacterized protein isoform X1, translating to MEAAAATATTKASASLQRVASESSLGQEQAPQIGGQLPHHYHYIQYPAHYMQQQQQQQQQHQQISQSLPPCQCPCSCGRAPAHPPTMAPPAQQNASMAVAVLVHQHTPSTQQESSSRHPPLKTQSAQSLLNHSYQALHEEQAQLQLDTSAGAGSCDCDLECTCTAGGGGNSTLAQHKRSLLSDAMLGADEITVSESDNNSTMIKKKKPRSGGGGGAGQLPPKTQPTGDSCNDIYHDTELDGAVNASSRSGLKSQIMDDNRPPLPPRPPPRPRSNANGSIAHRHGVGIKKYVVWCLICGGFSCLLGVLFLGVYFLLHSYTITVGNFETVPTFVPATLLILTGICIMSLARRRNRYSYLIKLSGACGLVSALTCALVTVTTTVLHMSRLQALRECEYAQKTRTCTCYSDLIESQVDRVDKEGVRLVFDSLSDCNVVHGSLYSCLRAIFGLSVAGVLIAVFSCMLVYQLLSHERKKMYWEQLELRCRSLYASQAPPPSLGPGRMLNCRCCEQCHAHRQLTLPLQATGYPWDEASMAAAVAASGGGAEQRFWTAQPPGNFYSPNPGGEDTVGACRSGDRGGAGANGGGRSTSGWSWPRMPWQRTTSDAGHRFRQATASPDSQYGFSSSAAAPGDTNQMLIEEPSVTAAYNGIPPPSALPYGVWGPPPPYSDPNSPARRGYYQYLQPTACLAGNQPATAITLSQEPVHPTMQHQHTHLPHPQQQQLQQLQLQRLQGQSATLERMDGLSSVGNVNSLVAATRSSAYKSKVEYENTPSDSDGGNPRERERCSNTLPTRKLKKRLEAGTGAKSIGPQSNPGQQRPNVQQLFAKQEQVVQPANPPQQAQPQSAGVENSGYQDSNGAIAKEQAGSGSGAADPAESEVYFADVSSCCNMSVKNDSFYDNAQKQHSHVHNHNHSHSHAHAHQHQHQHSNCSHSSGQSTANEDYLAQRFGRGREHSVRSRLPIPQGRRGEDDYESSNLNMPTAKEQQLQKEISRQSMCSVESEAKTEFTDLSPSTPCGGNLPLPPPANFASDPPTSGGQQSSNFVASFPYSSESQCLEAHRRSTKNIHELLLAGAGGGGVGGTAAAGGGTSAIAGDSHYEVINDRGNHYHHRPQQAKSKSTKPKTRSREQLDIYSSSGADRSDWSSDGGRL from the exons AtggaggcagcagcagcaacggcaacaacaaaagcctCGGCATCCTTGCAACGTGTCGCCTCAGAGTCGAGTCTGGGCCAGGAACAGGCTCCTCAAATTGGTGGCCAGTTGCCTCATCACTATCATTACATCCAATATCCGGCGCATTacatgcagcagcagcagcagcagcagcaacagcatcagcaGATTTCCCAGTCACTCCCGCCCTGCCAATGCCCCTGTTCCTGTGGCCGGGCACCTGCTCATCCGCCCACCATGGCTCCGCCTGCCCAGCAGAACGCGTCCATGGCAGTGGCGGTACTGGTGCACCAGCACACTCCCAGCACCCAGCAAGAGAGCTCCTCTAGACACCCGCCCCTCAAGACCCAGTCGGCTCAGTCGCTGCTCAATCACTCCTATCAGGCTCTTCATGAAGAGCAAGCCCAGCTGCAGCTAGACACCTCGGCGGGAGCTGGGAGCTGCGACTGCGATCTGGAGTGCACATGTACCGCAGGTGGTGGAGGCAACTCCACTCTGGCGCAGCACAAGCGAAGTCTGCTGTCCGACGCTATGCTCGGAGCAGACGAGATCACGGTAAGCGAGTCGGATAACAATAGCACCATGATCAAGAAAAAGAAACCGAGATccggtggcggtggtggtgcaGGACAACTGCCCCCCAAGACACAGCCCACGGGAGACAGTTGCAACGACATCTACCACGATACGGAATTAGACGGCGCGGTGAATGCTTCATCGAGGTCAGGGCTGAAGTCACAGATAATGGACGACAATCGTCCGCCACTGCCGCCGCGTCCTCCGCCCCGTCCCAGGAGTAATGCCAATGGATCCATAG CTCATCGCCATGGAGTCGGAATCAAGAAGTACGTGGTGTGGTGCCTCATCTGCGGTGGCTTCAGTTGCCTGTTGGGCGTTCTCTTCCTGGGCGTCTACTTCCTGCTTCACTCATACACCATAACAGTGGGTAACTTCGAGACTGTGCCAACCTTTGTGCCCGCCACCCTCCTTATCCTGACGGGAATTTGCATCATGAGCCTAGCCAGGCGGCGCAATCGCTACAGTTACTTG ATCAAACTGTCCGGAGCCTGTGGCTTGGTGTCCGCCCTGACTTGCGCGCTGGTGACGGTTACCACGACTGTGCTCCATATGAGTCGCCTACAGGCCCTGAGAGAATGTGAATATGCCCAAAAGACGCGCACCTGCACCTGCTATTCGGACCTAATTGAATCCCAGGTGGACCGTGTCGATAAGG AAGGAGTGCGCCTGGTATTTGATTCCCTCTCCGATTGCAACGTTGTCCACGGATCCCTGTACTCCTGCCTCAGGGCCATCTTTGGCTTATCCGTGGCGGGAGTTCTTATCGCCGTCTTCAGCTGCATGCTGGTCTACCAGCTTCTCAGCCACGAGCGGAAGAAGATGTACTGGGAGCAGCTGGAGTTGCGCTGCCGTTCCTTGTATGCCAGTCAAGCGCCTCCGCCGTCTTTGGGCCCTGGCAGGATGCTGAACTGCCGCTGCTGTGAAcagtgccacgcccaccgcCAGCTGACATTGCCCCTGCAAGCCACTGGCTATCCGTGGGATGAGGCCTCTATGGCGGCAGCTGTGGCAGCCAGCGGTGGGGGCGCAGAACAGCGCTTCTGGACTGCCCAACCGCCGGGAAATTTTTACTCCCCGAATCCTGGAGGTGAAGACACTGTAGGAGCCTGCCGCAGTGGTGACAGAGGCGGTGCAGGTGCCAACGGAGGAGGAAGGAGCACCAGTGGCTGGAGCTGGCCTCGTATGCCCTGGCAAAGGACCACGTCGGATGCAGGACATCGCTTTCGGCAGGCGACCGCCAGCCCGGACTCACAGTACGGATTCAGCTCTTCGGCGGCTGCTCCGGGGGACACCAACCAAATGCTAATTGAAGAACCCTCTGTGACCGCCGCCTACAATGGAATACCGCCTCCGAGCGCCTTGCCTTACGGCGTCTGGGGTCCCCCGCCACCTTACAGTGATCCGAATAGTCCGGCCAGACGGGGCTACTATCAATATCTACAACCCACGGCGTGTCTAGCGGGGAATCAGCCCGCCACAGCTATTACCCTTAGCCAGGAACCAGTGCATCCAACCATGCAGCATCAACACACCCATCTCCCACacccccagcagcagcagttgcaacAACTTCAGCTGCAACGCCTCCAAGGCCAGTCCGCCACTCTGGAGCGGATGGATGGTCTCAGCAGTGTTGGGAACGTGAACTCATTAGTGGCAGCCACTCGTTCCTCTGCCTACAAATCCAAGGTGGAATACGAAAACACGCCGTCCGACAGTGATGGTGGAAATCCTCGGGAACGGGAACGCTGCTCAAACACCCTGCCCACAAGAAAGCTGAAGAAACGCCTGGAGGCGGGAACCGGTGCCAAGAGCATTGGTCCGCAGAGCAACCCGGGCCAACAGCGCCCCAATGTCCAGCAACTATTCGCCAAGCAGGAGCAAGTGGTGCAGCCTGCTAATCCGCCCCAGCAAGCACAGCCTCAATCCGCGGGGGTTGAAAATAGCGGCTATCAAGACTCCAATGGAGCTATTGCTAAGGAGCAAGCTGGATCTGGATCAGGAGCAGCGGACCCCGCGGAGTCGGAGGTGTACTTTGCCGATGTGAGCAGCTGCTGCAACATGTCCGTGAAGAACGATAGCTTCTACGACAACGCCCAGAAGCAGCATAGCCATGTCCACAATCACAATCACAGCCATTCACACGCCCATGCTcatcagcaccagcaccagcacagTAATTGCAGTCACAGCAGTGGGCAGAGCACCGCCAACGAGGACTACCTGGCGCAGAGATTTGGTCGAGGTCGTGAGCACTCCGTCCGAAGTCGGCTGCCTATTCCACAGGGCCGGCGTGGAGAGGACGACTACGAGAGCTCAAACCTAAATATGCCGACCGCTAAGGAGCAGCAGCTTCAAAAGGAGATCTCGCGCCAGAGCATGTGCTCCGTTGAGTCGGAGGCCAAGACGGAGTTCACAGACCTGTCACCTTCGACGCCTTGCGGCGGAAATCTGCCTCTGCCGCCGCCAGCCAACTTTGCCAGCGATCCCCCGACCAGTGGTGGCCAGCAGTCCTCCAACTTTGTGGCCTCTTTTCCGTACTCGTCGGAGTCGCAGTGCCTGGAGGCGCATCGGCGCTCCACCAAGAATATCCACGAGTTGCTATTAGCCGGTGCAGGCGGTGGTGGCGTTGGAGGaacggcagcagcaggaggaggaACCTCCGCCATTGCAGGGGACTCTCACTACGAAGTCATCAACGATCGGGGGAACCACTACCATCATCGGCCTCAACAGGCCAAGAGCAAGTCCACTAAGCCCAAGACCCGGTCGCGGGAGCAGCTGGACATCTACAGCAGCAGTGGAGCAGACCGATCCGACTGGTCCTCGGATGGGGGTCGGTTGTGA
- the LOC108120803 gene encoding uncharacterized protein isoform X2, with protein sequence MEAAAATATTKASASLQRVASESSLGQEQAPQIGGQLPHHYHYIQYPAHYMQQQQQQQQQHQQISQSLPPCQCPCSCGRAPAHPPTMAPPAQQNASMAVAVLVHQHTPSTQQESSSRHPPLKTQSAQSLLNHSYQALHEEQAQLQLDTSAGAGSCDCDLECTCTAGGGGNSTLAQHKRSLLSDAMLGADEITVSESDNNSTMIKKKKPRSGGGGGAGQLPPKTQPTGDSCNDIYHDTELDGAVNASSRSGLKSQIMDDNRPPLPPRPPPRPRSNANGSIAHRHGVGIKKYVVWCLICGGFSCLLGVLFLGVYFLLHSYTITVGNFETVPTFVPATLLILTGICIMSLARRRNRYSYLIKLSGACGLVSALTCALVTVTTTVLHMSRLQALRECEYAQKTRTCTCYSDLIESQVDRVDKGVRLVFDSLSDCNVVHGSLYSCLRAIFGLSVAGVLIAVFSCMLVYQLLSHERKKMYWEQLELRCRSLYASQAPPPSLGPGRMLNCRCCEQCHAHRQLTLPLQATGYPWDEASMAAAVAASGGGAEQRFWTAQPPGNFYSPNPGGEDTVGACRSGDRGGAGANGGGRSTSGWSWPRMPWQRTTSDAGHRFRQATASPDSQYGFSSSAAAPGDTNQMLIEEPSVTAAYNGIPPPSALPYGVWGPPPPYSDPNSPARRGYYQYLQPTACLAGNQPATAITLSQEPVHPTMQHQHTHLPHPQQQQLQQLQLQRLQGQSATLERMDGLSSVGNVNSLVAATRSSAYKSKVEYENTPSDSDGGNPRERERCSNTLPTRKLKKRLEAGTGAKSIGPQSNPGQQRPNVQQLFAKQEQVVQPANPPQQAQPQSAGVENSGYQDSNGAIAKEQAGSGSGAADPAESEVYFADVSSCCNMSVKNDSFYDNAQKQHSHVHNHNHSHSHAHAHQHQHQHSNCSHSSGQSTANEDYLAQRFGRGREHSVRSRLPIPQGRRGEDDYESSNLNMPTAKEQQLQKEISRQSMCSVESEAKTEFTDLSPSTPCGGNLPLPPPANFASDPPTSGGQQSSNFVASFPYSSESQCLEAHRRSTKNIHELLLAGAGGGGVGGTAAAGGGTSAIAGDSHYEVINDRGNHYHHRPQQAKSKSTKPKTRSREQLDIYSSSGADRSDWSSDGGRL encoded by the exons AtggaggcagcagcagcaacggcaacaacaaaagcctCGGCATCCTTGCAACGTGTCGCCTCAGAGTCGAGTCTGGGCCAGGAACAGGCTCCTCAAATTGGTGGCCAGTTGCCTCATCACTATCATTACATCCAATATCCGGCGCATTacatgcagcagcagcagcagcagcagcaacagcatcagcaGATTTCCCAGTCACTCCCGCCCTGCCAATGCCCCTGTTCCTGTGGCCGGGCACCTGCTCATCCGCCCACCATGGCTCCGCCTGCCCAGCAGAACGCGTCCATGGCAGTGGCGGTACTGGTGCACCAGCACACTCCCAGCACCCAGCAAGAGAGCTCCTCTAGACACCCGCCCCTCAAGACCCAGTCGGCTCAGTCGCTGCTCAATCACTCCTATCAGGCTCTTCATGAAGAGCAAGCCCAGCTGCAGCTAGACACCTCGGCGGGAGCTGGGAGCTGCGACTGCGATCTGGAGTGCACATGTACCGCAGGTGGTGGAGGCAACTCCACTCTGGCGCAGCACAAGCGAAGTCTGCTGTCCGACGCTATGCTCGGAGCAGACGAGATCACGGTAAGCGAGTCGGATAACAATAGCACCATGATCAAGAAAAAGAAACCGAGATccggtggcggtggtggtgcaGGACAACTGCCCCCCAAGACACAGCCCACGGGAGACAGTTGCAACGACATCTACCACGATACGGAATTAGACGGCGCGGTGAATGCTTCATCGAGGTCAGGGCTGAAGTCACAGATAATGGACGACAATCGTCCGCCACTGCCGCCGCGTCCTCCGCCCCGTCCCAGGAGTAATGCCAATGGATCCATAG CTCATCGCCATGGAGTCGGAATCAAGAAGTACGTGGTGTGGTGCCTCATCTGCGGTGGCTTCAGTTGCCTGTTGGGCGTTCTCTTCCTGGGCGTCTACTTCCTGCTTCACTCATACACCATAACAGTGGGTAACTTCGAGACTGTGCCAACCTTTGTGCCCGCCACCCTCCTTATCCTGACGGGAATTTGCATCATGAGCCTAGCCAGGCGGCGCAATCGCTACAGTTACTTG ATCAAACTGTCCGGAGCCTGTGGCTTGGTGTCCGCCCTGACTTGCGCGCTGGTGACGGTTACCACGACTGTGCTCCATATGAGTCGCCTACAGGCCCTGAGAGAATGTGAATATGCCCAAAAGACGCGCACCTGCACCTGCTATTCGGACCTAATTGAATCCCAGGTGGACCGTGTCGATAAGG GAGTGCGCCTGGTATTTGATTCCCTCTCCGATTGCAACGTTGTCCACGGATCCCTGTACTCCTGCCTCAGGGCCATCTTTGGCTTATCCGTGGCGGGAGTTCTTATCGCCGTCTTCAGCTGCATGCTGGTCTACCAGCTTCTCAGCCACGAGCGGAAGAAGATGTACTGGGAGCAGCTGGAGTTGCGCTGCCGTTCCTTGTATGCCAGTCAAGCGCCTCCGCCGTCTTTGGGCCCTGGCAGGATGCTGAACTGCCGCTGCTGTGAAcagtgccacgcccaccgcCAGCTGACATTGCCCCTGCAAGCCACTGGCTATCCGTGGGATGAGGCCTCTATGGCGGCAGCTGTGGCAGCCAGCGGTGGGGGCGCAGAACAGCGCTTCTGGACTGCCCAACCGCCGGGAAATTTTTACTCCCCGAATCCTGGAGGTGAAGACACTGTAGGAGCCTGCCGCAGTGGTGACAGAGGCGGTGCAGGTGCCAACGGAGGAGGAAGGAGCACCAGTGGCTGGAGCTGGCCTCGTATGCCCTGGCAAAGGACCACGTCGGATGCAGGACATCGCTTTCGGCAGGCGACCGCCAGCCCGGACTCACAGTACGGATTCAGCTCTTCGGCGGCTGCTCCGGGGGACACCAACCAAATGCTAATTGAAGAACCCTCTGTGACCGCCGCCTACAATGGAATACCGCCTCCGAGCGCCTTGCCTTACGGCGTCTGGGGTCCCCCGCCACCTTACAGTGATCCGAATAGTCCGGCCAGACGGGGCTACTATCAATATCTACAACCCACGGCGTGTCTAGCGGGGAATCAGCCCGCCACAGCTATTACCCTTAGCCAGGAACCAGTGCATCCAACCATGCAGCATCAACACACCCATCTCCCACacccccagcagcagcagttgcaacAACTTCAGCTGCAACGCCTCCAAGGCCAGTCCGCCACTCTGGAGCGGATGGATGGTCTCAGCAGTGTTGGGAACGTGAACTCATTAGTGGCAGCCACTCGTTCCTCTGCCTACAAATCCAAGGTGGAATACGAAAACACGCCGTCCGACAGTGATGGTGGAAATCCTCGGGAACGGGAACGCTGCTCAAACACCCTGCCCACAAGAAAGCTGAAGAAACGCCTGGAGGCGGGAACCGGTGCCAAGAGCATTGGTCCGCAGAGCAACCCGGGCCAACAGCGCCCCAATGTCCAGCAACTATTCGCCAAGCAGGAGCAAGTGGTGCAGCCTGCTAATCCGCCCCAGCAAGCACAGCCTCAATCCGCGGGGGTTGAAAATAGCGGCTATCAAGACTCCAATGGAGCTATTGCTAAGGAGCAAGCTGGATCTGGATCAGGAGCAGCGGACCCCGCGGAGTCGGAGGTGTACTTTGCCGATGTGAGCAGCTGCTGCAACATGTCCGTGAAGAACGATAGCTTCTACGACAACGCCCAGAAGCAGCATAGCCATGTCCACAATCACAATCACAGCCATTCACACGCCCATGCTcatcagcaccagcaccagcacagTAATTGCAGTCACAGCAGTGGGCAGAGCACCGCCAACGAGGACTACCTGGCGCAGAGATTTGGTCGAGGTCGTGAGCACTCCGTCCGAAGTCGGCTGCCTATTCCACAGGGCCGGCGTGGAGAGGACGACTACGAGAGCTCAAACCTAAATATGCCGACCGCTAAGGAGCAGCAGCTTCAAAAGGAGATCTCGCGCCAGAGCATGTGCTCCGTTGAGTCGGAGGCCAAGACGGAGTTCACAGACCTGTCACCTTCGACGCCTTGCGGCGGAAATCTGCCTCTGCCGCCGCCAGCCAACTTTGCCAGCGATCCCCCGACCAGTGGTGGCCAGCAGTCCTCCAACTTTGTGGCCTCTTTTCCGTACTCGTCGGAGTCGCAGTGCCTGGAGGCGCATCGGCGCTCCACCAAGAATATCCACGAGTTGCTATTAGCCGGTGCAGGCGGTGGTGGCGTTGGAGGaacggcagcagcaggaggaggaACCTCCGCCATTGCAGGGGACTCTCACTACGAAGTCATCAACGATCGGGGGAACCACTACCATCATCGGCCTCAACAGGCCAAGAGCAAGTCCACTAAGCCCAAGACCCGGTCGCGGGAGCAGCTGGACATCTACAGCAGCAGTGGAGCAGACCGATCCGACTGGTCCTCGGATGGGGGTCGGTTGTGA
- the LOC108120803 gene encoding uncharacterized protein isoform X3 yields MHGYPVMQFVQYSMPPPCSWVPAPPPSSANVDSHHRGSAHRHGVGIKKYVVWCLICGGFSCLLGVLFLGVYFLLHSYTITVGNFETVPTFVPATLLILTGICIMSLARRRNRYSYLIKLSGACGLVSALTCALVTVTTTVLHMSRLQALRECEYAQKTRTCTCYSDLIESQVDRVDKEGVRLVFDSLSDCNVVHGSLYSCLRAIFGLSVAGVLIAVFSCMLVYQLLSHERKKMYWEQLELRCRSLYASQAPPPSLGPGRMLNCRCCEQCHAHRQLTLPLQATGYPWDEASMAAAVAASGGGAEQRFWTAQPPGNFYSPNPGGEDTVGACRSGDRGGAGANGGGRSTSGWSWPRMPWQRTTSDAGHRFRQATASPDSQYGFSSSAAAPGDTNQMLIEEPSVTAAYNGIPPPSALPYGVWGPPPPYSDPNSPARRGYYQYLQPTACLAGNQPATAITLSQEPVHPTMQHQHTHLPHPQQQQLQQLQLQRLQGQSATLERMDGLSSVGNVNSLVAATRSSAYKSKVEYENTPSDSDGGNPRERERCSNTLPTRKLKKRLEAGTGAKSIGPQSNPGQQRPNVQQLFAKQEQVVQPANPPQQAQPQSAGVENSGYQDSNGAIAKEQAGSGSGAADPAESEVYFADVSSCCNMSVKNDSFYDNAQKQHSHVHNHNHSHSHAHAHQHQHQHSNCSHSSGQSTANEDYLAQRFGRGREHSVRSRLPIPQGRRGEDDYESSNLNMPTAKEQQLQKEISRQSMCSVESEAKTEFTDLSPSTPCGGNLPLPPPANFASDPPTSGGQQSSNFVASFPYSSESQCLEAHRRSTKNIHELLLAGAGGGGVGGTAAAGGGTSAIAGDSHYEVINDRGNHYHHRPQQAKSKSTKPKTRSREQLDIYSSSGADRSDWSSDGGRL; encoded by the exons ATGCACGGCTATCCGGTGATGCAGTTCGTGCAGTACAGCATGCCACCACCCTGCTCCTGGGTCCCAGCACCGCCGCCCTCCTCAGCGAACGTCGATTCCCATCATCGCGGCTCTG CTCATCGCCATGGAGTCGGAATCAAGAAGTACGTGGTGTGGTGCCTCATCTGCGGTGGCTTCAGTTGCCTGTTGGGCGTTCTCTTCCTGGGCGTCTACTTCCTGCTTCACTCATACACCATAACAGTGGGTAACTTCGAGACTGTGCCAACCTTTGTGCCCGCCACCCTCCTTATCCTGACGGGAATTTGCATCATGAGCCTAGCCAGGCGGCGCAATCGCTACAGTTACTTG ATCAAACTGTCCGGAGCCTGTGGCTTGGTGTCCGCCCTGACTTGCGCGCTGGTGACGGTTACCACGACTGTGCTCCATATGAGTCGCCTACAGGCCCTGAGAGAATGTGAATATGCCCAAAAGACGCGCACCTGCACCTGCTATTCGGACCTAATTGAATCCCAGGTGGACCGTGTCGATAAGG AAGGAGTGCGCCTGGTATTTGATTCCCTCTCCGATTGCAACGTTGTCCACGGATCCCTGTACTCCTGCCTCAGGGCCATCTTTGGCTTATCCGTGGCGGGAGTTCTTATCGCCGTCTTCAGCTGCATGCTGGTCTACCAGCTTCTCAGCCACGAGCGGAAGAAGATGTACTGGGAGCAGCTGGAGTTGCGCTGCCGTTCCTTGTATGCCAGTCAAGCGCCTCCGCCGTCTTTGGGCCCTGGCAGGATGCTGAACTGCCGCTGCTGTGAAcagtgccacgcccaccgcCAGCTGACATTGCCCCTGCAAGCCACTGGCTATCCGTGGGATGAGGCCTCTATGGCGGCAGCTGTGGCAGCCAGCGGTGGGGGCGCAGAACAGCGCTTCTGGACTGCCCAACCGCCGGGAAATTTTTACTCCCCGAATCCTGGAGGTGAAGACACTGTAGGAGCCTGCCGCAGTGGTGACAGAGGCGGTGCAGGTGCCAACGGAGGAGGAAGGAGCACCAGTGGCTGGAGCTGGCCTCGTATGCCCTGGCAAAGGACCACGTCGGATGCAGGACATCGCTTTCGGCAGGCGACCGCCAGCCCGGACTCACAGTACGGATTCAGCTCTTCGGCGGCTGCTCCGGGGGACACCAACCAAATGCTAATTGAAGAACCCTCTGTGACCGCCGCCTACAATGGAATACCGCCTCCGAGCGCCTTGCCTTACGGCGTCTGGGGTCCCCCGCCACCTTACAGTGATCCGAATAGTCCGGCCAGACGGGGCTACTATCAATATCTACAACCCACGGCGTGTCTAGCGGGGAATCAGCCCGCCACAGCTATTACCCTTAGCCAGGAACCAGTGCATCCAACCATGCAGCATCAACACACCCATCTCCCACacccccagcagcagcagttgcaacAACTTCAGCTGCAACGCCTCCAAGGCCAGTCCGCCACTCTGGAGCGGATGGATGGTCTCAGCAGTGTTGGGAACGTGAACTCATTAGTGGCAGCCACTCGTTCCTCTGCCTACAAATCCAAGGTGGAATACGAAAACACGCCGTCCGACAGTGATGGTGGAAATCCTCGGGAACGGGAACGCTGCTCAAACACCCTGCCCACAAGAAAGCTGAAGAAACGCCTGGAGGCGGGAACCGGTGCCAAGAGCATTGGTCCGCAGAGCAACCCGGGCCAACAGCGCCCCAATGTCCAGCAACTATTCGCCAAGCAGGAGCAAGTGGTGCAGCCTGCTAATCCGCCCCAGCAAGCACAGCCTCAATCCGCGGGGGTTGAAAATAGCGGCTATCAAGACTCCAATGGAGCTATTGCTAAGGAGCAAGCTGGATCTGGATCAGGAGCAGCGGACCCCGCGGAGTCGGAGGTGTACTTTGCCGATGTGAGCAGCTGCTGCAACATGTCCGTGAAGAACGATAGCTTCTACGACAACGCCCAGAAGCAGCATAGCCATGTCCACAATCACAATCACAGCCATTCACACGCCCATGCTcatcagcaccagcaccagcacagTAATTGCAGTCACAGCAGTGGGCAGAGCACCGCCAACGAGGACTACCTGGCGCAGAGATTTGGTCGAGGTCGTGAGCACTCCGTCCGAAGTCGGCTGCCTATTCCACAGGGCCGGCGTGGAGAGGACGACTACGAGAGCTCAAACCTAAATATGCCGACCGCTAAGGAGCAGCAGCTTCAAAAGGAGATCTCGCGCCAGAGCATGTGCTCCGTTGAGTCGGAGGCCAAGACGGAGTTCACAGACCTGTCACCTTCGACGCCTTGCGGCGGAAATCTGCCTCTGCCGCCGCCAGCCAACTTTGCCAGCGATCCCCCGACCAGTGGTGGCCAGCAGTCCTCCAACTTTGTGGCCTCTTTTCCGTACTCGTCGGAGTCGCAGTGCCTGGAGGCGCATCGGCGCTCCACCAAGAATATCCACGAGTTGCTATTAGCCGGTGCAGGCGGTGGTGGCGTTGGAGGaacggcagcagcaggaggaggaACCTCCGCCATTGCAGGGGACTCTCACTACGAAGTCATCAACGATCGGGGGAACCACTACCATCATCGGCCTCAACAGGCCAAGAGCAAGTCCACTAAGCCCAAGACCCGGTCGCGGGAGCAGCTGGACATCTACAGCAGCAGTGGAGCAGACCGATCCGACTGGTCCTCGGATGGGGGTCGGTTGTGA